A part of Eremothecium sinecaudum strain ATCC 58844 chromosome VII, complete sequence genomic DNA contains:
- the TYW3 gene encoding tRNA methyltransferase TYW3 (Syntenic homolog of Ashbya gossypii AGL045W; Syntenic homolog of Saccharomyces cerevisiae YGL050W (TYW3)) translates to MSQDGFNQKKESILRKINSGLGDLSPKGSIDELCLPIIKLVNSHDDMVTSSSCSGRLSVFVEGNKLKNAEHVKLGGKGLGGRWLFVTHDKSDVLNWSDKLSEELIKNTATNSGEISKGTRLVLYKYEPFILHVKCRNFDVASKLYNIAMSCGFRESGIGSNNVVAVRISMGLNIPIGYLNENTGKLNMLVSQDYISVVDALTFGKFEENERKIKELYQSIELNMIHGSKPEDFEVIESKEERRERKRREGLNKQKQVQQEKSTATSSSLSQTCAEHLS, encoded by the coding sequence ATGTCACAGGACGGTTTTAATCAGAAGAAGGAATCTATTTTACGAAAAATTAACTCTGGTTTAGGCGATTTGTCTCCTAAAGGTAGCATTGATGAGTTATGTCTTCCCATCATAAAATTAGTAAATTCTCATGATGACATGGTTACGAGTTCGTCTTGTTCTGGGAGGCTGAGTGTATTTGTCGAAGGTAATAAGTTAAAGAATGCTGAACATGTGAAGTTGGGCGGAAAGGGATTGGGAGGCCGCTGGTTATTTGTAACTCATGATAAGTCTGATGTGTTGAACTGGTCAGACAAGCTTAGTGAAGAACTCATTAAGAATACTGCTACCAATTCTGGGGAAATAAGCAAAGGAACAAGGTTAGTGCTCTACAAGTATGAGCCTTTTATATTGCATGTGAAGTGCCGGAATTTTGATGTTGCTTCGAAGCTGTATAACATAGCGATGTCATGTGGGTTTCGAGAAAGTGGTATTGGCAGCAATAATGTTGTTGCTGTCAGAATTAGTATGGGATTAAATATTCCTATTGGATATTTAAACGAAAATACTGGTAAACTCAATATGCTAGTGAGCCAAGATTATATTTCTGTAGTGGATGCATTGACGTTTGGTAAATTCGAAGAAAACGAGAGGAAAATAAAGGAATTGTATCAGAGTATTGAATTAAATATGATACATGGATCTAAACCAGAGGATTTCGAAGTAATTGAATCGAAGGAGGAACGGCGTGAGAGGAAGCGGCGGGAAGGCCTTAATAAACAGAAACAAGTACAACAAGAAAAATCGACCGCAACCTCATCTTCACTTTCACAGACATGCGCTGAACACTTAAGTTGA
- the GTR2 gene encoding Gtr2p (Syntenic homolog of Ashbya gossypii AGL046C; Syntenic homolog of Saccharomyces cerevisiae YGR163W (GTR2); 1-intron in Ashbya gossypii) → MNELDSKATILLMGLRRGGKSSICKVVFHNMQPLDTLYLESTTNPTSEHFSTLIDLGVMELPGQLNYFEPSYESEALFKNVGALVYVIDAQDEYLNALTNLAMIIEYAYKVNTKINFEVLIHKVDSLSEDFKLDTQRDIMQRTGDELFDLGLEGVQVSFHLTSIFDHSIYEAFSRIVQKLISELPFLENMLDNLVQHSKMEKCFLFDINSKIYVATDSSPVDIRTYEVCAEFVDVTIDLQNLYKDQNEDRQMKSVSILGNGVVIYLRQMIRSLALVALIRPTNSSTSPANYDTSIESCLTVMDYNIDIFKKGLEMVWAHAKVPGTEMDHRPQEHYKPATTF, encoded by the exons ATGAATGAATTAGATTCAAAAGCGACCATCCTATTGATGGGTCTGAGAAG AGGCGGAAAGTCGTCAATATGTAAAGTGGTGTTTCATAACATGCAGCCATTGGATACATTATACTTGGAGTCAACTACAAATCCAACTTCAGAACATTTTTCTACTTTAATCGATTTAGGAGTAATGGAGTTACCAGGACAGTTAAATTACTTTGAACCCAGTTACGAATCAGAAGCTCTATTTAAGAATGTTGGTGCACTGGTTTACGTTATTGATGCACAGGATGAATATCTTAATGCCTTGACTAACCTAGCGATGATAATTGAATATGCATATAAGGTTAATACGAAGATAAATTTTGAGGTACTAATTCACAAGGTAGATAGTTTGAGTGAGGACTTTAAATTGGATACACAGCGTGATATTATGCAGCGTACAGGAGATGAGTTATTTGATTTGGGTTTGGAAGGTGTACAAGTATCATTCCATTTGACCAGTATTTTTGATCATTCAATTTATGAGGCTTTTTCAAGAATAGTTCAAAAGCTTATTTCTGAGCTACCATTTTTAGAGAACATGTTGGACAATCTCGTACAGCATTCCAAAATGGAAAAGTGCTTCCTCTTTGACATAAACTCTAAAATATATGTGGCCACGGATTCATCTCCGGTCGACATTCGCACTTATGAAGTCTGCGCTGAATTTGTTGACGTAACCATAGATTTGCAAAACCTTTATAAAGACCAGAATGAAGACCGTCAAATGAAAAGTGTTTCCATCTTGGGGAATGGTGTAGTAATATATCTGCGACAGATGATTCGAAGTTTAGCACTCGTTGCACTTATAAGACCAACAAACTCCTCAACATCCCCTGCAAACTATGATACTTCCATTGAATCATGTCTCACTGTCATGGACTATAACATAGATATTTTCAAAAAGGGATTAGAGATGGTGTGGGCGCACGCCAAAGTTCCCGGCACTGAAATGGACCACCGTCCACAGGAACATTATAAGCCGGCAACAACATTTTGA